The following are from one region of the Desulfonatronum thiosulfatophilum genome:
- a CDS encoding methyltransferase domain-containing protein produces the protein MDTVLLLDVLEHLPQPEQALAEASRVLRPGGNCLIHVPFLYPLHDEPHDYQRWTGHGLERMLTRHGFQVTETTPSTNPAETGASLFCIALAKGLLDVLRRKSPILLLAPLILACIPAINIGGWLLGKLLPSSTIMPSGYLCLGRKISEQDETRIHG, from the coding sequence ATGGACACGGTCCTTTTGCTTGATGTGCTGGAACATTTGCCCCAACCTGAACAAGCCCTGGCCGAAGCATCCCGCGTTCTTCGCCCTGGTGGAAATTGCCTGATTCATGTCCCATTTCTCTACCCCTTGCATGACGAGCCGCACGACTATCAACGCTGGACCGGACACGGGTTAGAGCGAATGTTGACCCGACACGGCTTTCAAGTCACGGAAACGACACCATCCACAAACCCGGCTGAAACTGGAGCTTCCCTTTTTTGCATCGCTTTGGCCAAAGGACTGCTTGACGTCCTGCGGAGGAAAAGCCCCATACTCCTGCTGGCCCCCTTGATTCTGGCTTGCATCCCGGCCATCAATATCGGCGGCTGGCTGCTCGGCAAGCTGCTGCCCTCATCAACGATCATGCCTTCAGGCTATCTTTGCCTTGGCAGAAAGATCTCCGAACAAGATGAAACAAGGATACATGGTTGA